A section of the Devosia rhizoryzae genome encodes:
- a CDS encoding DEAD/DEAH box helicase, with translation MTSKQSSTPAPARMEPVGLPSQDIRSAQQSEQPPSAGVAFRLLQTLRDEADGWIYLTTSERRAEETARALASFLPRRTVLHLPAWDCLPYDRAPASREIMGKRLRTLRECLEAEIAPILVLSAEAAVQKLPPTGIVRETVFSLATGEKLDREALERFAHQTGYAVDDRVDEPGEIAFYGNVVDIFPADAEDPVRITDIDGVIQAIMRYDPRTQRTSDELESLNLGPASEVIKALEDRQPGQEHRLSEHYEDLASVFDYLPKAKMVFAGPVSERLTRVLEQITEAHASADQFGDMHPVSVTGLYLDEKGWKAQTGKREPLEADLSDLAPMQAFSAERFSGRALAKYIREHESEPVVLCGSEAERKRLLAILKRSALEATEMPDTLAELGAEPGLWLAGMDLDAGFVDTQSGLSVIAATDVLGSRLHVEQVDLQTLIAPLELRVGDVVVHEEHGVGILRDLAQVKTGDVEEDTIQLEYQGETKVMVPVTDFGKLWRYGAEADAVTLDRLNTDAWDKKRASVSLEIEEAAQHLAELAKQRLAATAEPLKPPKKDFDLLAQRFPYVETADQTAAIKAVLDDLASGHPMNRLICGDVGFGKTEIALRAAAAAALAGRQVAMIAPTTVLVRQHLESFERRFAGTDIKVGTLSRLNSAAEATATRDALRNGNIRIVVATHAIAGKDVELPELGLVIIDEEQRFGAKLKRQLQDMAANVHLLSMTATPIPRSLQAAMVGLQDVSILATPPARRRPIRTFVAPFDAATARTALLREMRRGGQSFVVVPRIEDIEHVQAELTRIVPDLEVTVAHGGLKPQEIDEALMGFANGRGHVLLATNIIESGLDVPRANTMLVWRADRFGLSQLHQLRGRVGRGRSQGVAYLFLDPEQEVAENTRARLSTLEAFDRLGSGFQISARDLELRGAGDLLGEDQAGHVHLIGSALYQQLLERALAQAKNEKAENIRPAELNIGSLGSIPPDYVPEAVVRINLYARLQRITKSDDLDAFAEELEDRFGPLPEATEQLIAVSRLAIAAGTIGIDRIDAGPLGIALTAARDFDPVQIAKNLASESKIKERRIIVERKADLTATAQLSQLLRT, from the coding sequence ATGACCAGCAAGCAATCGAGCACTCCTGCACCGGCGCGCATGGAGCCTGTCGGCCTGCCCTCGCAAGACATCAGGAGTGCCCAGCAAAGCGAGCAGCCGCCTTCGGCAGGCGTTGCGTTTCGGCTGTTGCAGACCTTGCGTGACGAGGCGGATGGCTGGATCTATCTCACCACAAGCGAACGCCGGGCGGAGGAGACAGCACGCGCTCTGGCAAGCTTCCTCCCGCGCCGAACGGTTCTGCATCTGCCGGCCTGGGATTGCCTCCCCTATGATCGGGCACCGGCAAGCAGAGAAATCATGGGCAAGCGCTTGCGCACGCTCCGGGAGTGTCTCGAGGCAGAGATCGCTCCCATCCTGGTGCTGTCGGCCGAAGCCGCTGTTCAGAAACTACCGCCCACCGGCATTGTGAGAGAAACCGTTTTTTCCCTCGCCACCGGCGAAAAGCTCGATCGCGAGGCGCTTGAGCGCTTTGCCCACCAGACTGGCTATGCCGTCGATGACCGGGTCGATGAACCGGGCGAGATCGCCTTCTATGGCAATGTGGTCGACATCTTTCCGGCCGATGCCGAAGACCCGGTGCGCATCACCGACATAGATGGGGTCATCCAGGCCATCATGCGTTACGATCCGCGCACACAACGCACATCGGACGAGTTGGAAAGCCTCAACCTGGGCCCCGCCTCCGAGGTGATCAAGGCTTTGGAAGATCGCCAGCCCGGCCAGGAGCACCGGCTCTCCGAGCACTATGAAGACCTCGCCAGCGTCTTTGACTACCTGCCCAAGGCAAAGATGGTGTTTGCCGGTCCGGTCAGCGAACGCCTGACCCGCGTCCTGGAACAGATCACCGAAGCGCATGCCTCGGCAGACCAGTTCGGCGACATGCACCCGGTCAGCGTGACCGGGCTCTACCTCGACGAGAAAGGCTGGAAGGCGCAGACAGGAAAGCGCGAGCCGCTTGAAGCTGACCTCTCCGATCTTGCCCCCATGCAGGCCTTTTCAGCCGAGCGTTTTTCAGGTCGTGCGCTGGCAAAATACATCCGCGAGCACGAGTCGGAGCCGGTCGTGCTGTGCGGCAGCGAGGCTGAACGCAAGAGACTGCTCGCCATTCTCAAGCGCAGCGCGCTTGAAGCGACCGAGATGCCGGACACGCTTGCCGAACTTGGCGCAGAACCAGGATTGTGGCTGGCCGGCATGGATCTTGATGCCGGGTTTGTGGATACCCAGAGCGGGCTTTCGGTCATCGCCGCCACCGATGTCCTGGGCAGCCGCCTCCATGTCGAGCAGGTGGATCTTCAAACCCTTATTGCGCCGCTCGAACTGCGGGTCGGCGATGTTGTCGTCCATGAAGAACACGGCGTCGGCATTCTGCGGGATCTCGCCCAGGTCAAGACCGGCGACGTTGAGGAAGACACGATCCAGCTCGAGTATCAGGGCGAGACCAAGGTGATGGTCCCGGTGACCGACTTCGGCAAGCTCTGGCGCTATGGCGCAGAAGCGGACGCGGTAACGCTGGACCGGCTCAACACAGATGCCTGGGACAAGAAGCGCGCCTCGGTCAGCCTCGAAATCGAGGAAGCCGCTCAGCACCTTGCCGAGCTGGCAAAGCAGAGGCTGGCTGCGACGGCGGAGCCGCTGAAGCCACCGAAGAAAGACTTCGACCTTCTTGCTCAGCGCTTCCCCTATGTCGAAACCGCCGATCAAACCGCAGCCATCAAGGCGGTGCTCGACGATCTCGCTTCCGGGCACCCAATGAACCGGCTGATCTGCGGCGATGTCGGGTTCGGCAAGACTGAGATCGCTTTGCGCGCGGCGGCCGCGGCAGCCCTGGCCGGCCGGCAGGTGGCCATGATCGCGCCGACAACCGTGCTGGTGCGCCAGCACCTTGAAAGCTTCGAGCGCCGCTTCGCCGGTACGGATATCAAGGTCGGCACGCTCTCCCGGCTCAACAGCGCCGCTGAAGCGACCGCAACCAGGGACGCCCTGCGGAACGGCAACATCCGCATCGTGGTCGCTACCCATGCCATCGCCGGCAAGGACGTCGAATTGCCCGAGCTCGGCCTCGTCATCATCGACGAGGAGCAGCGCTTTGGCGCCAAGCTCAAGCGGCAGCTGCAGGACATGGCTGCCAATGTGCATCTGCTTTCCATGACGGCAACGCCGATCCCTCGGTCGCTCCAGGCGGCCATGGTGGGTCTTCAGGACGTCAGCATCCTTGCAACGCCCCCTGCCCGCCGTCGGCCAATCCGCACCTTTGTCGCCCCTTTCGACGCCGCCACTGCTCGCACTGCCCTGCTGCGCGAGATGCGGCGCGGCGGACAAAGCTTTGTCGTTGTTCCGCGCATCGAGGACATCGAACACGTTCAGGCAGAGCTCACGCGGATCGTGCCCGACCTTGAAGTTACCGTGGCCCACGGCGGGCTCAAGCCGCAGGAGATCGACGAGGCGCTGATGGGCTTCGCCAATGGCCGGGGCCATGTGCTGCTTGCCACCAATATCATCGAAAGCGGCCTCGATGTGCCCCGAGCCAACACCATGCTGGTCTGGCGCGCCGACCGCTTTGGCCTGTCGCAATTGCACCAGTTGCGCGGGCGTGTCGGACGGGGGCGCAGCCAGGGCGTGGCCTACCTGTTCCTTGATCCCGAACAGGAGGTCGCCGAAAATACAAGGGCTCGGCTTTCGACGCTCGAAGCCTTCGACCGGCTCGGTTCGGGGTTCCAGATCAGTGCCCGCGATCTTGAACTGCGCGGGGCCGGTGACCTTTTGGGTGAAGACCAGGCCGGCCATGTGCACCTGATCGGCTCTGCGCTCTACCAGCAGTTGCTTGAACGCGCCCTCGCCCAGGCCAAGAACGAGAAGGCCGAAAACATAAGGCCCGCAGAACTCAACATCGGCAGCCTGGGCAGCATTCCGCCGGACTACGTGCCCGAAGCGGTGGTGCGCATCAACCTTTACGCCCGCCTCCAGCGCATCACCAAATCCGACGACCTCGACGCATTCGCCGAAGAGCTGGAAGACCGTTTCGGACCGCTGCCGGAAGCCACCGAGCAGTTGATCGCCGTCTCCCGCCTTGCCATCGCTGCCGGCACGATCGGCATCGACCGCATCGACGCAGGACCCCTGGGAATCGCGCTGACCGCGGCGCGAGACTTCGATCCGGTACAGATCGCCAAGAACCTAGCCTCAGAGTCCAAGATCAAGGAAAGGCGCATCATCGTCGAACGCAAAGCGGACCTGACGGCAACGGCGCAGCTGAGCCAGCTGCTGAGGACATAA
- a CDS encoding imelysin family protein — protein MLANRAPACFVWALAEHFWTRSGSWPAPAHQRLAFSAPATLQRRATQPRQAGLSAARRRSTARQRPGEPCLLQSIAGHPERFRPHRGGARTAAFSRLAGERCLRRAPLHAYPDPGVLHPPHRVPANKGFQPSPFSDTSEQDNQLSFAGARDVYFGTGLDQLVQVTDAALAVKIVTGFDQAEAALASMDGPYARFLAPASDSNERATGEAAARALTDLARDLRQAANQLGLLVVVPGM, from the coding sequence GTGCTTGCCAACCGGGCACCGGCCTGCTTTGTCTGGGCGCTTGCGGAACACTTTTGGACACGGAGTGGCTCTTGGCCCGCCCCAGCACACCAGCGCCTGGCCTTTTCAGCACCGGCGACGTTGCAGCGGCGTGCAACTCAGCCTAGGCAAGCGGGGCTTTCCGCCGCACGACGAAGGAGTACCGCAAGGCAGCGACCCGGTGAGCCTTGCCTTCTTCAGTCTATCGCTGGCCATCCGGAACGCTTTCGACCGCATCGCGGCGGCGCGCGCACAGCAGCGTTCAGCCGGCTAGCGGGTGAACGGTGCCTTCGACGCGCACCTCTGCACGCGTACCCTGACCCAGGGGTTCTCCACCCGCCACATCGAGTCCCGGCCAACAAGGGGTTTCAGCCGTCGCCCTTCAGCGACACCTCGGAGCAGGACAACCAGCTCTCGTTTGCCGGGGCGCGCGACGTCTATTTCGGGACCGGGCTCGACCAGCTCGTCCAGGTCACCGATGCAGCGCTCGCTGTAAAGATCGTGACGGGGTTCGATCAGGCCGAAGCGGCGCTTGCGTCCATGGATGGGCCATATGCGCGCTTCCTTGCGCCGGCAAGCGACAGCAATGAGCGCGCCACCGGAGAGGCTGCGGCGCGTGCCCTGACCGACCTCGCACGCGACCTGCGTCAAGCCGCCAACCAGCTGGGCCTGCTGGTGGTCGTGCCGGGCATGTAG
- a CDS encoding c-type cytochrome, translated as MGAEAQAPAAEPVSAELLSQGEALFAGNCKSCHGSTGGGFVGPKLVGNQRLANAEFVLRQITKG; from the coding sequence TTGGGGGCGGAAGCGCAGGCACCGGCCGCCGAGCCAGTATCGGCCGAGCTGCTTTCGCAGGGAGAAGCGCTGTTCGCCGGCAATTGCAAGAGCTGCCATGGCAGCACGGGCGGCGGCTTTGTCGGTCCCAAGCTCGTGGGCAACCAGCGCCTTGCCAATGCCGAGTTCGTGCTGCGCCAGATCACCAAGGGTTAG
- a CDS encoding c-type cytochrome, which produces MPAFGKRLSEAEIEAVGTFIRNSWGNSFGPFPAP; this is translated from the coding sequence ATGCCCGCATTCGGCAAGCGGCTAAGCGAAGCAGAGATCGAAGCGGTCGGCACCTTTATCCGCAACAGCTGGGGCAACAGCTTCGGCCCCTTTCCGGCGCCTTAA
- a CDS encoding ferritin-like domain-containing protein produces MTTENSILSTIEPEVVDRIALGRREMFSRYAKMGGIVASAPLVLALASNQAFGQSLPSQVVDVLNFALTLEYLEAAFYDQGNKSGVVPSQYRAVFRTIGDHEDAHVKLLKSVLGSAAVAAPAVDFTAGGKYADVFENFETFRLLSQTFEDLGVAAYKGQAGNLMGSKNILTVALQIHSVEARHASEVRRIGLKFGWDSAFDKPMSKSAVLAAATPFLA; encoded by the coding sequence ATGACCACTGAAAATTCCATCCTCTCCACCATCGAGCCCGAAGTCGTCGATCGTATTGCGCTTGGCCGTCGCGAGATGTTTTCGCGCTATGCCAAGATGGGCGGCATCGTCGCCAGCGCGCCGCTGGTACTGGCCCTCGCGTCCAACCAGGCATTCGGCCAGTCGCTGCCGAGCCAGGTCGTCGATGTCCTCAATTTCGCGCTGACGCTCGAATATCTAGAGGCCGCCTTCTACGACCAGGGCAACAAGTCCGGCGTCGTGCCGAGCCAATATCGTGCCGTGTTCCGCACCATCGGCGATCACGAAGACGCACACGTCAAGCTCTTGAAGTCGGTCCTGGGCTCCGCGGCCGTTGCCGCTCCTGCCGTGGACTTCACCGCCGGCGGCAAATATGCGGACGTCTTCGAAAACTTTGAAACCTTCCGGCTCCTCAGCCAGACTTTCGAAGACCTCGGCGTCGCAGCATACAAGGGCCAGGCGGGCAATCTGATGGGTTCCAAGAACATCCTGACGGTCGCTCTCCAAATCCACTCGGTCGAAGCTCGTCACGCCTCCGAAGTACGCCGGATCGGGCTTAAATTCGGCTGGGACAGCGCCTTTGACAAGCCGATGAGCAAGAGTGCCGTGCTGGCCGCAGCGACTCCGTTCCTCGCATAG
- a CDS encoding ferritin-like domain-containing protein, producing the protein MDSTSRLSRRHLLKWTGAAGTVAVAGALLPNFGITAALSAELGDGDIGVLNYAYALEQLEAAFYTTVLDNPFGEMQVNDQRILTQIRDHEIAHRDFLKGALGRQAIPALEVDFSAVNFASRASVLGTAEVFENLGVAAYNGAGQLISNPDYLVAAGSIVSVEARHAAAISDLLRPFSAEAVGRGEVDRKGLDKALFPSTVLKAAGPFIATPVTAATLP; encoded by the coding sequence ATGGACAGCACTTCCCGCCTATCCCGGCGTCACCTGCTAAAATGGACCGGCGCTGCCGGAACCGTCGCAGTGGCCGGCGCCTTGCTCCCCAATTTCGGCATCACTGCCGCCCTTTCCGCCGAGCTTGGGGATGGCGATATCGGCGTCCTCAATTACGCCTATGCGCTCGAGCAGCTCGAAGCGGCGTTCTACACCACCGTGCTGGACAACCCGTTCGGTGAAATGCAGGTCAATGACCAGCGCATCCTGACCCAGATTCGCGACCACGAAATCGCCCACCGCGATTTCCTGAAAGGTGCCCTCGGCCGCCAGGCCATACCAGCGCTGGAAGTTGATTTCTCGGCGGTCAACTTCGCTTCGCGCGCCAGCGTCCTCGGCACTGCCGAAGTCTTCGAAAACCTTGGCGTTGCCGCCTATAACGGCGCCGGCCAGCTGATTTCCAACCCGGATTACCTTGTCGCTGCCGGCTCGATCGTATCGGTCGAAGCCCGCCACGCTGCTGCAATCTCCGATCTCTTGCGCCCGTTCAGCGCCGAAGCCGTCGGCCGTGGCGAAGTGGACCGCAAGGGTCTCGACAAGGCGCTGTTCCCGTCCACCGTGCTCAAGGCCGCCGGACCGTTCATCGCAACGCCCGTCACTGCTGCAACCCTGCCATAA
- a CDS encoding SH3 domain-containing protein, whose amino-acid sequence MQIKKNVIKATIAGAVMLASAGAAFAAQATATTTVNVRSGPGGGYGIVDSLRRGDRVEVQECQAGWCYVQKRGPDGWVSSRYLQLRGNGSGGNYGGGYNANPSFSFEFNFGDAPAPRPQPPRPPRPDYGGWNGNGGWNGGHHGGGRDNDWDRGGWDNGPRGGRDWNN is encoded by the coding sequence ATGCAGATCAAGAAAAACGTCATCAAGGCAACAATCGCCGGTGCTGTGATGCTGGCTTCGGCTGGCGCCGCTTTTGCTGCGCAGGCAACTGCCACCACGACCGTCAACGTCCGTTCCGGTCCGGGAGGCGGGTACGGCATCGTCGATAGCCTCCGCCGTGGTGATCGCGTCGAGGTTCAGGAATGCCAGGCGGGCTGGTGCTATGTTCAAAAGCGCGGTCCGGACGGGTGGGTGTCATCCCGATACCTTCAGCTCCGCGGAAATGGCAGCGGCGGCAACTACGGCGGCGGTTACAACGCAAACCCGAGTTTCAGCTTCGAGTTCAACTTTGGTGACGCGCCTGCTCCTCGTCCTCAGCCCCCGCGTCCTCCGCGCCCAGACTATGGTGGCTGGAACGGGAATGGCGGTTGGAACGGCGGCCATCATGGTGGCGGCAGGGACAATGACTGGGATCGTGGCGGTTGGGACAACGGCCCGCGCGGCGGTCGCGACTGGAACAACTAA
- a CDS encoding energy transducer TonB family protein, which translates to MRLALPGSALVHAGAVSLLFVGFVWPKADDAAAPAPVTVNIIPLSTVASNATEVLTANNTVSSLSAGGQETIEETPPETLDPMTEQVEPQEAEPVEPLAQELLEPVEEQSVAPEQASTVEPIEAEPIDAVELSTTAESALSIQPVTPVQVAPQDALEVASLASSTPPQSLEPVETQTLVTPPAMPTPVSQRPPDQPKPREVPRETPREAKSQPPKPAAPQTAGNGGNSQADSSASAGGAQPLQSNNGNGGEAEVARYPSQVIGKLRNAMRRGGDRGEMIVRFTVGAGGDLQGVSVARSSGNPSVDAAGTALVQRAAPFPPIPAAAARNSWTFDVPLAFGG; encoded by the coding sequence ATGCGTTTGGCTCTGCCCGGGTCGGCGCTGGTGCATGCCGGGGCCGTGTCTCTGCTCTTTGTTGGGTTTGTCTGGCCAAAAGCCGACGACGCCGCGGCGCCTGCACCCGTGACGGTCAACATCATCCCGCTCTCCACGGTCGCCAGCAATGCCACCGAAGTTCTGACCGCCAACAACACCGTGTCGAGCCTTTCAGCCGGTGGCCAGGAGACAATCGAAGAGACGCCGCCCGAAACCCTCGATCCGATGACGGAACAGGTGGAGCCACAAGAAGCTGAACCGGTCGAGCCGCTGGCGCAGGAGCTCTTGGAGCCAGTCGAGGAGCAAAGCGTCGCGCCAGAACAAGCTTCGACGGTCGAGCCGATCGAAGCCGAGCCTATCGATGCCGTTGAACTCAGCACTACGGCGGAAAGCGCGTTGTCGATCCAGCCGGTGACCCCCGTGCAAGTGGCGCCTCAGGATGCCCTCGAAGTAGCAAGTCTTGCTTCGTCCACGCCGCCGCAAAGCCTTGAACCGGTAGAAACCCAGACCCTGGTTACTCCACCCGCGATGCCGACCCCGGTATCACAGCGCCCGCCGGACCAGCCGAAACCGCGAGAGGTTCCGCGCGAAACGCCACGAGAAGCCAAGTCGCAGCCGCCCAAGCCCGCAGCGCCGCAGACGGCCGGTAATGGCGGAAACAGCCAGGCCGACAGTTCTGCGTCGGCCGGTGGCGCCCAGCCGCTCCAGTCCAATAATGGCAATGGTGGCGAGGCAGAAGTCGCGCGCTATCCGAGCCAGGTGATCGGCAAACTGCGCAACGCCATGCGCCGTGGCGGCGATCGGGGCGAGATGATCGTGCGTTTTACGGTCGGGGCAGGGGGTGATCTGCAAGGCGTCAGCGTCGCGCGCAGCTCCGGCAATCCCTCAGTCGATGCGGCAGGTACGGCCCTGGTGCAGCGCGCCGCGCCATTCCCGCCGATCCCCGCCGCAGCAGCCCGCAACAGCTGGACCTTTGACGTGCCCCTAGCTTTTGGCGGTTAG
- a CDS encoding ExbD/TolR family protein translates to MGMGAMPGGARNGRGRGRTGAPPISEINVTPMVDVMLVLLIVFMVAAPLMTMGVPITLPKTDAQAMPIERKPITVTVAPDGALSIDGDPVGLEALVTSVNALAVDGTDERLYVRGDATAAYGAIMEVMGALSAAGYSQIGLITDRKESN, encoded by the coding sequence ATGGGCATGGGGGCAATGCCGGGAGGCGCAAGGAACGGGCGCGGCCGCGGCCGCACCGGGGCGCCGCCGATCAGTGAGATCAACGTCACTCCCATGGTCGACGTCATGCTGGTGCTGTTGATCGTCTTCATGGTCGCAGCGCCCCTGATGACCATGGGTGTGCCGATCACTCTGCCCAAGACCGATGCGCAGGCCATGCCCATTGAGCGCAAGCCGATCACCGTCACTGTGGCACCCGATGGCGCCCTTTCCATAGATGGCGACCCCGTCGGCCTGGAGGCGCTGGTCACCTCGGTCAATGCGCTCGCCGTCGACGGCACCGACGAGCGGCTTTATGTGCGTGGCGATGCGACCGCCGCTTACGGTGCGATCATGGAGGTGATGGGCGCACTGTCGGCTGCTGGTTACAGCCAGATCGGTCTCATTACCGACCGCAAAGAGAGCAATTAA
- the tolQ gene encoding protein TolQ — protein sequence METAAHDFSILGLFMQADWVVKSIMIGLLLASVWCWAIIANRTAAFARARKQMGEFDRAFAQGQSLEELHQRFGGNHEGGLAAVLGAGLDEWDRSHAAHAATPEGLKGRLEIALDLAVSEQASALEKRLGILATVGSAGPFIGLFGTVWGIMNAFTAIATAENTSLAVVAPGIAEALLATALGLLAAIPAVIAYNKLSADAGKLTFRLGAFADRLSALLSRQLDSGRAV from the coding sequence ATGGAAACGGCAGCACACGACTTTTCTATCCTCGGTCTCTTCATGCAGGCCGACTGGGTGGTCAAATCCATCATGATCGGGCTGCTTCTGGCTTCGGTCTGGTGCTGGGCCATTATTGCCAACCGCACCGCAGCCTTCGCCCGCGCCAGAAAGCAGATGGGCGAGTTCGACCGCGCCTTCGCGCAAGGCCAGTCGCTTGAAGAACTGCACCAGCGTTTTGGAGGCAACCATGAGGGTGGGCTGGCCGCCGTCCTGGGCGCCGGGCTCGACGAATGGGACCGCAGCCACGCCGCCCATGCTGCGACGCCCGAGGGCCTCAAGGGACGGCTGGAGATCGCGCTCGATCTTGCCGTGTCCGAACAGGCCTCGGCGCTGGAAAAGCGGCTAGGGATTCTTGCGACCGTCGGCAGCGCGGGCCCGTTCATCGGACTGTTCGGCACCGTTTGGGGCATCATGAATGCCTTTACCGCTATCGCCACTGCCGAAAACACGAGCCTTGCCGTCGTGGCACCGGGCATTGCCGAAGCGCTGCTCGCCACCGCACTTGGCCTTCTTGCCGCCATTCCCGCGGTGATCGCCTATAACAAGCTGAGCGCCGACGCCGGCAAGCTGACCTTCCGGCTGGGCGCCTTTGCCGACCGGCTCTCGGCGCTGTTGTCGCGCCAGCTCGATAGCGGCAGGGCCGTCTGA
- a CDS encoding heme ABC transporter ATP-binding protein: MIEIDQLGVTLNGRTILSGISFAARDGSFTAIIGPNGSGKSTLLKAMCRDHAYSGSVRFDGRDLQNMSSLEAAAIRAVLPQSSTLPFPFTVREVVAMGITAGRPGPVGESLRTLPERALQAVDLSGFGARYYGDLSGGEQQRVQLARVLCQVWQPVLDGIPRFLFLDEPVSSLDVKHQLIVMDVARRFADAGGGVIAVLHDLNLASMYADTIIALSGGRLVASGTPAAVLTDATIRTVFDAPLRVGVTPRAGQPFVLPQSAELSQLSPAQVA; the protein is encoded by the coding sequence ATGATCGAAATCGACCAACTGGGCGTGACCCTTAACGGCCGCACGATCTTGTCCGGCATCAGCTTCGCGGCACGAGATGGCAGTTTCACCGCCATTATCGGCCCCAATGGCTCGGGCAAATCCACCCTGCTGAAAGCCATGTGCCGCGACCATGCCTATTCAGGCAGCGTGCGCTTCGACGGGCGCGATCTGCAGAACATGAGCAGCCTGGAAGCAGCCGCGATCCGCGCCGTGCTGCCGCAATCGAGCACATTGCCGTTTCCCTTCACCGTCCGCGAGGTGGTCGCCATGGGCATCACCGCCGGCCGTCCCGGCCCTGTGGGTGAGAGCTTGCGCACCCTGCCGGAGCGGGCGCTCCAGGCCGTCGACCTCTCCGGCTTCGGGGCCCGCTATTACGGCGATCTCTCGGGCGGCGAGCAGCAGCGCGTGCAGCTGGCGCGCGTCCTCTGCCAGGTCTGGCAGCCGGTGCTCGACGGCATTCCGCGCTTTTTGTTCCTGGACGAGCCGGTATCGAGCCTCGACGTCAAGCACCAGCTGATCGTCATGGATGTGGCGCGCCGCTTTGCCGATGCCGGTGGCGGCGTCATCGCCGTGCTGCACGATCTCAACCTGGCCTCGATGTATGCCGACACCATCATCGCCCTCTCCGGCGGCCGGCTCGTTGCCAGTGGCACGCCGGCGGCGGTCTTGACCGACGCCACCATCCGCACCGTGTTTGACGCCCCGCTTCGCGTCGGCGTGACGCCACGTGCCGGCCAACCTTTCGTCCTGCCGCAATCGGCGGAACTGTCCCAACTTTCTCCTGCCCAGGTAGCCTGA
- a CDS encoding FecCD family ABC transporter permease — protein MVAEITEALAGKAPARAAGDRSHLGRLSIVVLVFVLLVAMALSMTTGASGASAWSLFGHWLGFGSGDAAQLMRDHAVVINIRLPRMLLGMLIGAGLAVSGLLMQGLFRNPLADPGLVGVSSGSALGAVSVIVLGTTIFAPLTQVFGIFTLPAAAFLGGLLTTAILYRVATRGGQTAVATMLLAGIALGALAGAISGVLVYVASDAQLRDLTFWGMGSLAGATWIKILAAGPIIVLALVASSFLAKGLNALTLGEATAAHLGVPVQRFKRITILAVAAATGASVAVSGGIGFVGIVVPHLLRLVIGPDHRFLLPATALLGASFLLLADALSRTIVAPAELPIGIVTAAFGGPFFLWILLRRRAAFAW, from the coding sequence ATGGTGGCCGAAATCACAGAGGCACTTGCGGGAAAAGCACCGGCGCGCGCCGCCGGAGACCGCTCTCATCTTGGCCGCCTGTCCATCGTCGTGCTGGTTTTCGTGCTGCTCGTGGCCATGGCCTTGTCCATGACCACGGGCGCCTCCGGGGCCTCGGCCTGGTCGCTGTTCGGCCATTGGCTGGGCTTTGGCAGTGGCGATGCCGCCCAGCTGATGCGCGACCATGCCGTGGTCATCAATATTCGCCTGCCGCGCATGCTCCTGGGCATGCTGATCGGCGCCGGGCTCGCGGTTTCGGGTCTTTTGATGCAGGGGCTGTTCCGCAATCCGCTGGCCGATCCGGGGCTGGTCGGGGTGTCGAGCGGCTCGGCGCTGGGGGCGGTCAGCGTCATCGTCCTCGGCACTACGATCTTTGCACCGCTGACCCAAGTATTCGGCATCTTCACCTTGCCGGCTGCAGCGTTTCTGGGCGGGCTGCTGACGACGGCCATTCTCTATCGCGTCGCGACGCGCGGCGGACAGACCGCGGTGGCCACCATGCTGCTTGCCGGTATTGCGCTCGGCGCGCTGGCCGGCGCCATCTCCGGCGTGCTGGTTTATGTTGCGAGCGACGCCCAACTGCGTGACCTCACATTCTGGGGCATGGGCTCGCTGGCCGGCGCCACCTGGATCAAGATCCTGGCCGCCGGCCCCATTATCGTCCTGGCCCTGGTCGCCTCATCTTTTCTCGCCAAGGGTCTTAACGCCTTGACCCTGGGCGAGGCCACGGCGGCCCATCTGGGCGTGCCGGTGCAGCGCTTCAAGCGCATCACCATCCTCGCAGTGGCAGCAGCAACCGGCGCATCGGTGGCGGTCAGCGGCGGCATCGGCTTCGTCGGCATCGTCGTGCCCCACCTCTTGCGTCTCGTGATCGGGCCCGATCACCGCTTCCTCCTCCCGGCGACAGCGCTTCTGGGCGCAAGCTTTCTGCTGCTGGCTGACGCCTTGAGCCGCACCATCGTCGCCCCGGCCGAGCTGCCGATCGGCATCGTTACCGCGGCCTTTGGCGGCCCGTTTTTCCTCTGGATCCTGCTGCGGCGCCGCGCCGCCTTTGCGTGGTAA